One window of Colias croceus chromosome 6, ilColCroc2.1 genomic DNA carries:
- the LOC123692892 gene encoding uncharacterized protein LOC123692892, whose translation MYRRSVAWGSSVAMSREASEAVHGAAPSPAPPLHPRSFKLRFAAQRELGRSHISAVKPLALPATVTGKLQRRAEGEECAAREARALVRVSDMFRLGPRDKYPMSHVSSHEYGWWCEHGGRWHESSWLHHHICDSAWLKERLRVLAADASYKRC comes from the exons ATGTATCGTCGGTCGGTCGCGTGGGGCTCGTCAGTCGCGATGTCGAGGGAGGCGAGCGAGGCGGTGCACGGCGCGGCCCCGTCCCCCGCGCCCCCGCTGCACCCGCGCTCTTTCAAGCTGCGGTTTGCTGCACAGCGTGAACTCGGCCGATCTCACATTTCGGCCGTTAAACCCCTCGCTTTAC CGGCTACGGTGACGGGCAAGCTGCAGCGGCGCGCGGAGGGCGAGGAGTGCGCGGCGCGGGAGGCGCGCGCGCTCGTTCGCGTGTCCGACATGTTCCGCTTGGGACCAAGGGACAAGTACCCCATGTCGCATGTTTCATCACACGA GTACGGGTGGTGGTGTGAGCACGGTGGGCGCTGGCATGAGTCCAGTTGGCTTCACCATCACATCTGCGACTCCGCCTGGCTCAAGGAAAGGCTTAGAGTGTTGGCTGCAGATGCCAGCTATAAGCGATGTTAA
- the LOC123692797 gene encoding SET domain-containing protein 4: MGRTGRWRKHKREYNFHTCNENREVISLNSWLAQCGIQRSKNLSLAVFKDSDRGVLTKKKIKAGEEIVNLPLNLTINVTTLLIDVDFNSIFLDNDKQCLVEYRQCVTFQSLLAFYLLFIKSQDSNSKWHTYLRSLPHTYTVPYFLKQNVQNFLNPEILTVIENQKSVINGSFDIFVNILVNTKSTKKNVQKFSNCFTKSNYEWAYFTVNTRCVYMDLSKLINLTNKENTILSIINDNTRISLCPFLDMINHSANCINETRLLVNKEIENIPLVNLKEDIFSDVRFSIYTKNDFQAYSQVFICYGDSYNLKLITEYGFYLPSNDLDYVEFEFEKIKLFCSSRDIKLSQEQCNFMCNHGLNKDLYIDGRGLSFNFYGLLLVVKYFYNEDVNVSRLLYSAAICSYDRVLIDFIKPFVKNKLVDMEYALDKLQNFDECNILNNCIQLMCQYVRILEKFIKS; the protein is encoded by the coding sequence ATGGGTAGAACTGGTCGTTGGAGAAAACATAAACGAGAATACAACTTCCATACGTGCAACGAAAACAGGGAAGTGATATCATTAAATTCTTGGCTGGCACAATGTGGCATTCAGCGAAGTAAAAATCTTAGTTTAGCAGTGTTCAAAGACAGCGATCGTGGAGTGCTGACAAAGAAGAAAATTAAGGCAGGAGAAGAAATAGTTAATCTACCTCTGAACCTCACTATTAATGTTACAACTTTGTTAATTGATGTAGATtttaatagtatatttttggATAATGATAAGCAATGTTTAGTGGAATATAGGCAATGTGTAACATTTCAGTCGTTATTAGCattttatttactgtttaTAAAGTCGCAAGATAGCAATTCAAAGTGGCATACCTATTTAAGAAGTTTACCACATACTTATACAGTACCATATTTTTTGAAGCAAAATGtacagaattttttaaatcctgaaattttaacagtaattgaaaaccaaaaaagtgtaataaatggatcgtttgatatttttgtgaaCATATTGGTTAACACCAAAAGTACTAAGaaaaatgttcaaaaattttcaaactgTTTTACAAAATCTAATTATGAATGGGCATATTTTACCGTCAACACTAGATGTGTTTACATGGATTTATCAAAGTTGATTAATTTAACGAATAAGGAAAATACTATTTTATCCATTATAAATGATAACACCAGGATCTCACTGTGTCCGTTCTTAGATATGATAAATCATAGTGCCAATTGTATAAATGAAACTAGACTATTAGTCAATAAGGAAATAGAAAACATACCTTTAGTCAATTTAAAAGAGGATATATTTTCAGATGTGCGCTTTTCAATATACACTAAGAATGACTTCCAAGCATATTCCCAAGTGTTTATATGTTACGGGGATAGCTATAATTTGAAACTTATTACTGAGTatggtttttatttaccttCAAATGATTTGGATTAtgttgaatttgaatttgaaaaaattaaattattctgcAGCTCTAGAGATATAAAGCTTTCACAAGAACAGTGTAATTTTATGTGCAATCATGGTCTCAATAAGGATTTGTATATCGATGGAAGGGGTTTGAGTTTCAATTTTTACGGTTTACTTTTAgtcgttaaatatttttataatgaagaTGTTAATGTGAGTAGGTTGTTGTATTCTGCAGCTATCTGTTCTTATGATAGAGTTTTAATTGATTTCATCAAACcatttgtgaaaaataaattagttgaTATGGAGTATGCTTTAGATAAATTACAGAATTTTGATGAGTGTAATATACTCAATAACTGTATACAACTTATGTGTCAATATGTTAGAATTTTagaaaagtttattaaaagttag
- the LOC123692588 gene encoding uncharacterized protein LOC123692588: MDNIKQFWEIEEITETEELSTEDQKCIDFYNKTTRRLTDGRYEVRIPFIEQYEQELGSTKELAVAQFKNLEKKFNKQPELAQQYRDFIHEYQQLNHMRRSTSNLPSEIFLPHHSVLRQESTTTKLRVVFNASAKTTTGKSLNDIMCKGPNLQQDLQKLILKWRQFRYAYTADIEKMYRQIKIHEEDQRFQKNIWRDSSEQSLQEHQLTTVTYGTKSAPFLAMMTLRKLATDEKLSFPEVTDIVMESFYMDDLLHGSHTIEEGQNKFTN, encoded by the coding sequence ATGGAcaacattaaacaattttGGGAAATTGAGGAAATCACGGAAACAGAAGAATTATCAACAGAAGATcagaaatgtatagatttctaCAACAAAACAACGAGAAGATTAACAGATGGAAGATATGAAGTAAGAATCCCATTTATTGAACAGTATGAACAAGAATTGGGGTCAACAAAGGAATTAGCAGTAGCACAATTCAAAAATTTAGAGAAGAAGTTCAACAAACAACCGGAGCTAGCACAACAATACAGAGATTTTATTCATGAATATCAACAATTAAATCATATGCGTCGATCAACAAGTAATTTAccaagtgaaatatttttaccacATCACTCAGTTTTACGACAAGAATCCACCACAACAAAACTTCGGGTGGTATTCAATGCTTCAGCGAAAACAACAACAGGGAAAAGcttaaatgatattatgtgTAAGGGGCCCAATTTACAACAAGATTTAcaaaaactaatattaaaatggcGTCAATTTCGATACGCATACACTGCTGACATCGAAAAAATGTACCGGCAAATCAAAATTCACGAAGAAGATCAacgatttcaaaaaaatatatggagAGATTCATCGGAGCAAAGTTTACAAGAACATCAACTAACAACAGTCACATATGGCACAAAATCAGCACCTTTCTTGGCTATGATGACGTTAAGGAAGTTAGCAACGGATGAAAAGTTATCATTTCCAGAAGTAACAGATATAGTTATGGAGTCCTTTTACATGGATGACCTGCTCCATGGGTCACACACTATTGAAGAGGGTCAAAACAAATTTACCAATTAA